A region of Malaciobacter marinus DNA encodes the following proteins:
- a CDS encoding response regulator transcription factor: MKILLLEDNERLATLVANALKSENYIVDIFTDGEEALDNCTNGYQCLILDINVPSLDGISVLESFRLYNLTVPVIIISSNYELDKIQTSYEMGCDDYLKKPFFMYELIHKIKKLCHNEAKLLKFKDNAVFDYIKHSLVRDDEDIKLAKKEILFLELLGKDINRVFSFDEIEEYVWEGEPTTLTNIRALVKRLRKKIPEGSIKIVKGLGYSLDPNEVKIVQKLD, encoded by the coding sequence ATGAAAATACTACTATTAGAAGATAATGAAAGGCTTGCTACATTAGTAGCCAATGCCTTAAAAAGTGAAAATTATATTGTTGATATATTTACAGATGGGGAGGAAGCACTTGATAATTGTACAAATGGTTATCAATGCTTAATTTTGGATATAAATGTTCCATCACTTGATGGAATTTCTGTTTTGGAATCTTTTAGATTATATAATTTAACAGTTCCTGTTATAATTATTAGTTCAAACTATGAACTTGATAAGATTCAAACTTCTTATGAGATGGGATGTGATGATTATTTAAAGAAGCCTTTTTTTATGTATGAATTAATTCATAAAATTAAAAAACTTTGCCATAATGAAGCAAAACTATTAAAATTTAAAGATAATGCAGTATTTGATTATATAAAACACTCTTTAGTAAGAGATGATGAAGATATAAAATTAGCAAAAAAAGAGATTTTATTTTTAGAACTTTTAGGAAAAGATATAAATAGAGTATTTAGTTTTGATGAAATTGAAGAGTATGTATGGGAAGGGGAACCAACTACTTTAACAAATATTAGAGCCTTAGTTAAAAGATTAAGAAAAAAAATCCCAGAAGGATCTATAAAAATAGTAAAAGGATTAGGTTATTCTTTAGATCCAAATGAAGTTAAAATAGTACAAAAGTTAGATTAA
- a CDS encoding CidA/LrgA family protein — MLKGIIVLLLFQFLGECITKLFSLLIPGPVIGMILLLLFLMIRKSSFKSLDNAVFIHLKYLPMLFIPAAMGIITQADILQKEFWAILISLVLGTIIALAFSAKLMDYLTEKRAKNEL, encoded by the coding sequence ATGTTAAAAGGAATAATTGTTTTACTTCTATTTCAATTTTTAGGTGAGTGCATAACTAAGTTATTTTCACTCCTTATTCCAGGCCCAGTAATAGGAATGATACTTTTACTTTTATTTTTAATGATAAGAAAAAGTAGTTTTAAAAGTTTAGATAATGCAGTATTTATTCATTTAAAATATCTTCCAATGCTTTTTATTCCAGCAGCAATGGGAATAATAACTCAAGCAGATATTTTGCAAAAAGAGTTTTGGGCAATATTGATTTCACTTGTTTTAGGAACAATTATAGCATTAGCTTTTAGTGCAAAACTTATGGATTATTTGACAGAAAAAAGAGCAAAAAATGAACTTTGA
- a CDS encoding helix-turn-helix transcriptional regulator: MNKKLQTHKTTCDAIAKLFYPNVEVVLHDTNEEKLVHISNAFSKREVGDKMLNDVKDIKSLKSDIVGPYEKVNLDGKKLKTVSSIIRDEDNEVIGIMCINFDINTFENIFHSLKNFLNIENSEEKPNLLFTQDWKSHTNTIINNYLKTNNKNLKNLKIKEKKELILYLNSEGIFSIRNVISYLCDILNISRATIYKWLKEK, from the coding sequence ATGAATAAAAAACTACAAACACATAAAACAACTTGTGATGCAATTGCAAAACTATTTTATCCAAATGTTGAAGTTGTATTACATGATACAAATGAAGAGAAACTAGTTCATATTAGCAATGCCTTTTCAAAAAGAGAAGTAGGCGATAAGATGCTAAATGATGTAAAAGATATAAAATCTTTAAAATCAGATATTGTAGGTCCTTATGAAAAAGTAAATTTAGATGGTAAAAAATTAAAAACAGTTTCTTCTATAATAAGAGATGAAGATAATGAAGTAATTGGAATAATGTGTATAAATTTTGACATTAATACATTTGAAAATATATTTCATTCACTAAAGAATTTTTTAAATATAGAAAACAGTGAAGAAAAACCAAATCTATTATTTACACAAGATTGGAAAAGTCACACAAATACAATAATAAATAACTATTTAAAAACTAACAATAAAAATTTAAAAAATTTAAAAATAAAAGAAAAAAAAGAGTTGATTTTGTATTTAAATAGTGAAGGTATTTTTTCAATTAGAAATGTAATATCATATTTATGCGATATATTAAATATATCAAGAGCCACTATTTATAAATGGTTAAAAGAGAAATAA
- a CDS encoding sensor histidine kinase yields MRKSIFILLSTFLLLNTLTTTLFAKEIKNVLIINSYHKGFEWSDRVIMGMEDFFYTTNIDANVLYMDSKRIASENYFDKLTELYDLQLKKHKYDLVVAVDKFAYAFILQNIKELDITQPIYFIGLEQYSKKEIKDYNLEKQVSGMLEKREIKTNIKIIKRVYPSLKKLYILNDQSANGDDSNKFIKEAIKEIKGKFEIEYIRKIEFDALINKFSKYKENEALFFVRFYNDSTGKLYPNYEIASFIKNAKIPVFITDDLFIKKGAIGGKLVDIKQLGRNSAKEIKKIMENKNNIVSIKTDDSYNYIFDYEKVKEFNINPNLLNEKIKYVNEPLSFFEKNRLFIDFVFIISPFLVFLILGLIHNLYLRIKSSKKLKQRMQFDKVLLDSIKSPIVWEDDKGFIVDSNAKFDELLEMSTNIIEGKQLKDFIENRNVKKLLNLLKTFVDKNCFESNAIVLKSKDNKEHIYMIDQTDYTEDIYRTSGTVVVFTDVTKEKLALREKIKNQEFMIQQSKLAEIGEIFSSIAHQWKTPLLEITTIAQEQIYSTDKKIIDEENNAFVNDIMVQVRYMGETISDFQNFIMPSTRKVTFNISEAVTKMLEIINHNIKYNYIKTNVQVQEDANLNILGYKNELMQILLNIVNNAKDSIVKRRKEKRIKEGIINIDIKNIQNDVLIQIEDNGGGIPKEHINNIFKPYYTTKENGHGIGLYMAKLIIEDKMDGTIEVENTNNGAMFSIKLGANYENTTIRR; encoded by the coding sequence TTGAGAAAATCTATATTTATACTACTAAGTACTTTTCTACTACTAAATACTTTAACTACTACATTATTTGCAAAAGAGATTAAAAATGTTTTGATAATAAATTCTTATCACAAAGGCTTTGAATGGAGTGATAGAGTAATTATGGGTATGGAAGACTTTTTTTATACTACAAATATTGATGCAAATGTTTTGTATATGGATTCAAAAAGAATCGCCTCAGAAAATTACTTTGACAAACTAACAGAACTTTACGATCTTCAATTAAAAAAACACAAATATGACTTAGTTGTTGCAGTTGATAAATTTGCATATGCTTTTATCTTGCAAAATATTAAAGAATTAGATATTACTCAACCTATATATTTTATAGGATTAGAACAATACTCAAAAAAAGAAATAAAAGATTATAATCTTGAAAAACAAGTTAGTGGAATGCTTGAAAAAAGAGAGATTAAAACAAACATAAAAATTATAAAAAGAGTATACCCTTCTTTAAAAAAATTATATATCTTAAACGATCAAAGTGCAAATGGTGATGATTCAAATAAATTCATTAAAGAAGCCATAAAAGAAATAAAAGGTAAGTTTGAAATTGAATATATTAGAAAAATCGAGTTTGATGCTTTAATAAATAAATTTTCAAAATATAAAGAGAATGAAGCACTATTTTTTGTAAGATTTTACAATGATAGTACTGGAAAATTATATCCAAATTATGAAATTGCTTCATTTATAAAAAATGCAAAGATTCCAGTATTTATCACTGATGATTTGTTTATAAAAAAAGGTGCAATTGGAGGTAAACTAGTTGATATAAAACAACTAGGAAGAAACTCTGCAAAAGAGATAAAAAAGATTATGGAAAATAAAAATAATATTGTAAGTATTAAAACTGATGATAGTTATAACTATATTTTTGATTATGAAAAAGTAAAAGAGTTTAATATAAATCCAAATTTGCTAAATGAAAAAATCAAATATGTAAATGAACCTTTGTCTTTTTTTGAAAAAAATCGGCTTTTTATTGATTTTGTTTTTATAATCTCTCCTTTTTTAGTTTTTCTAATCTTAGGCTTAATTCATAACTTATACTTAAGAATAAAAAGTTCAAAAAAGTTAAAACAAAGAATGCAATTTGATAAGGTTTTATTAGACTCAATAAAAAGTCCTATTGTATGGGAAGATGATAAGGGATTTATTGTTGATTCAAATGCAAAATTTGACGAACTTTTAGAAATGAGTACAAATATAATTGAAGGAAAACAATTAAAAGATTTTATAGAAAATAGAAATGTTAAAAAACTTTTAAATTTATTAAAAACATTTGTAGATAAAAACTGTTTTGAAAGTAATGCAATAGTTTTAAAATCAAAAGATAATAAAGAACATATTTATATGATTGATCAAACAGATTATACAGAAGATATTTATAGAACAAGTGGTACAGTAGTTGTATTTACTGATGTTACAAAAGAAAAACTTGCATTAAGAGAGAAAATAAAGAATCAAGAGTTTATGATACAACAATCAAAGTTAGCAGAGATAGGAGAGATATTTTCATCAATTGCGCACCAATGGAAGACACCACTTTTAGAGATAACAACAATAGCACAAGAACAAATATATTCAACAGATAAAAAGATAATAGATGAAGAGAATAATGCATTTGTAAATGATATCATGGTACAAGTTAGATATATGGGTGAAACAATAAGTGATTTTCAAAACTTTATAATGCCCTCAACAAGAAAAGTCACATTTAATATATCAGAAGCAGTTACAAAGATGTTAGAAATAATAAATCATAATATAAAATATAATTATATAAAGACAAATGTACAAGTACAAGAAGATGCAAATTTAAATATTTTAGGTTATAAAAATGAACTTATGCAAATACTGTTAAATATAGTAAATAATGCAAAAGATTCAATAGTAAAAAGAAGAAAAGAGAAAAGAATAAAAGAAGGAATAATAAATATAGATATAAAAAATATCCAAAATGATGTATTAATTCAAATAGAAGATAATGGCGGAGGAATACCAAAAGAACATATTAATAATATATTTAAACCTTACTATACAACAAAGGAGAATGGACATGGTATAGGGCTATATATGGCAAAACTTATAATTGAAGATAAAATGGATGGCACAATTGAAGTTGAAAATACTAATAATGGAGCTATGTTTAGTATTAAGTTAGGAGCAAATTATGAAAATACTACTATTAGAAGATAA
- a CDS encoding methyl-accepting chemotaxis protein gives MKNMTIRTKLILIIVFTIISVATMIAIKSIHSLNSLTKENIADYRKTAYNVEEETLASYTNFAKNILENYYKQSDVEKIKENIKNNLDKQTDFLFKILEKLYSELSGKVPDKELKKILLDAIAGARYGVNQDYFFVYNENAIVLKHPINPTKEGKRYPKPHILNFIKLAIENGEGLVSYEQTVPNKPPRQKVSYVRMFKPFNWIIGTGAYIDDISESLKKKALEEISELKFGENGYFFIYDYEGTNLMHPAKPELVGKNIINLKSKKGIYFIKELVNAAKEGGSIVRYDFPKPGSNEESEKLGYATGFDPWQWMIGTGVYTDKIEGHIKTMEEEASDKILSIVFGIVLIAFIISVLIALFVIFFINNQINKPLNKFQNGLLDFFKYINKEKDNTERIDIITKDEIGQMATIVNENIEKTNKLLDQDYKLIDNVKHIVSEVNAGNLENRVTIKTENKSLEDLKQNLNEMLDSISSKINNNFIEIDKSLVEFKQMNFTHRISNPKGEVAIALNSLADTINEMLVKNKTNGINLRENSKSLLETVTILSTSSNESASNLEETAAALEEITSTIINNSENVAKMSNYAKELSTSAKTGQNLANDTTTAMDEMNEQTQAVAEAITVIDQIAFQTNILSLNAAVEAATAGEAGKGFAVVAAEVRNLASRSAEAANEIKRIVENATSKANEGKSISSEMIKGYDNLLENIRKSTEMINEITTASKEQESGITQINDAVTQLDQQTQKNASVASQTNDIAIETEKIATTILEDVEEKRFIEK, from the coding sequence ATGAAAAACATGACAATTAGAACTAAGCTTATACTAATTATAGTTTTTACTATAATTTCAGTAGCAACAATGATTGCAATAAAATCTATTCATTCTTTAAATAGTTTAACAAAAGAGAATATAGCAGACTATAGGAAAACTGCTTATAATGTAGAAGAGGAAACTTTAGCTTCTTATACAAACTTTGCAAAAAATATTCTTGAGAACTATTATAAACAATCTGATGTTGAAAAAATAAAAGAAAATATAAAAAATAACCTTGATAAACAAACAGATTTTTTATTTAAGATTTTAGAAAAGCTTTATAGTGAATTAAGTGGTAAAGTCCCAGATAAAGAATTAAAGAAAATTTTATTAGATGCTATTGCAGGAGCTAGATATGGAGTAAATCAAGATTATTTTTTCGTCTATAATGAAAATGCAATAGTTTTAAAGCATCCAATAAATCCTACAAAAGAGGGGAAAAGATATCCAAAACCTCATATTCTAAACTTTATTAAATTAGCAATTGAAAATGGCGAAGGTCTAGTTTCATATGAACAAACAGTTCCTAATAAACCACCAAGACAAAAAGTATCTTATGTAAGAATGTTCAAACCTTTTAATTGGATAATAGGTACAGGTGCATATATAGATGATATATCTGAATCATTAAAGAAAAAAGCTTTAGAAGAAATATCTGAATTAAAGTTTGGTGAAAATGGATATTTCTTTATTTATGATTATGAAGGTACTAACTTAATGCATCCAGCAAAACCTGAGTTAGTAGGTAAAAATATAATAAATCTAAAAAGTAAAAAAGGTATTTATTTTATAAAAGAGTTAGTAAATGCAGCTAAAGAAGGTGGGTCAATTGTAAGATATGATTTCCCAAAACCAGGAAGTAATGAAGAGTCAGAAAAATTAGGCTATGCCACAGGTTTTGATCCATGGCAATGGATGATAGGAACAGGAGTATATACAGATAAAATTGAAGGTCATATTAAAACAATGGAAGAAGAAGCATCAGATAAAATTTTATCTATTGTTTTTGGGATTGTTTTAATTGCCTTTATTATTTCAGTACTTATAGCCCTATTTGTTATTTTCTTTATAAATAATCAAATTAATAAACCTTTAAATAAGTTTCAAAATGGCTTATTGGATTTTTTCAAATATATAAATAAAGAAAAAGACAATACTGAAAGAATCGATATTATTACAAAAGATGAAATAGGACAAATGGCAACTATTGTAAATGAAAATATCGAAAAAACAAATAAGTTATTAGACCAAGATTATAAATTAATCGACAATGTAAAACATATTGTTTCAGAAGTAAATGCAGGGAATTTAGAAAATAGAGTTACTATAAAAACAGAGAATAAAAGTTTAGAGGACTTAAAACAAAACCTAAATGAAATGCTTGATTCTATCTCTTCAAAAATAAACAATAACTTTATAGAAATAGATAAATCCTTAGTAGAGTTTAAACAGATGAACTTTACACATAGAATTTCAAATCCAAAAGGTGAAGTTGCTATTGCTCTTAACTCTTTAGCTGATACTATAAATGAAATGTTAGTTAAAAATAAAACTAATGGTATAAACTTAAGAGAAAACTCTAAAAGTCTTCTAGAAACAGTAACTATTTTAAGTACTTCTTCAAATGAATCTGCTTCAAACTTAGAAGAAACAGCAGCAGCACTAGAAGAGATAACAAGTACAATAATAAATAACTCAGAAAATGTAGCAAAAATGAGTAATTACGCAAAAGAGTTATCAACTTCTGCAAAAACAGGACAAAATTTGGCAAATGATACTACAACTGCCATGGATGAGATGAATGAACAAACACAAGCAGTTGCAGAAGCAATAACAGTAATTGATCAAATAGCATTTCAAACAAATATCTTAAGTTTAAACGCAGCAGTAGAAGCAGCAACAGCAGGTGAAGCTGGAAAAGGTTTTGCAGTTGTAGCAGCAGAAGTAAGAAACCTTGCAAGTAGAAGTGCAGAAGCTGCAAATGAAATAAAAAGAATAGTAGAAAATGCGACAAGTAAAGCAAATGAAGGTAAAAGCATAAGCTCAGAAATGATTAAAGGTTATGATAATTTATTGGAAAATATCAGAAAATCAACAGAAATGATTAATGAGATAACAACAGCTAGTAAAGAACAAGAATCAGGAATCACTCAAATAAATGATGCAGTAACACAACTAGACCAACAAACACAAAAAAATGCAAGTGTAGCAAGTCAAACAAATGATATAGCTATAGAAACAGAAAAAATTGCAACAACAATTTTAGAAGATGTTGAAGAAAAAAGATTTATTGAGAAATAA
- a CDS encoding LrgB family protein, translating to MNFDAVIQYIHTTPLTWLILTLASFKIGIIVYEKFNKNTLLQPIIIAYAIIMSVILLTNTSYKEYFEGVKIIHFFLGPATVALALPLFNNLKYIKSLFIPIIATLIIAGVFSIAIAVGLLWVLDAKLATILSMTTKSITAPIAIITSEQIGAIPSLAVGFVIITGIIGALLGTIIFKVLKIENETSKGFALGLISHGIGTARAIEIGQKAAAFSALAMGLSGIFTAIFLPIVISFFK from the coding sequence ATGAACTTTGATGCAGTAATACAATATATTCATACAACACCACTAACATGGCTTATTTTGACACTGGCTTCTTTTAAAATTGGAATTATTGTTTATGAAAAATTTAATAAAAATACTTTACTTCAACCAATAATAATAGCCTATGCTATTATTATGAGTGTGATTTTATTAACTAATACTTCTTATAAAGAGTATTTTGAAGGTGTTAAAATTATTCACTTTTTCTTAGGACCTGCTACTGTTGCTTTGGCTCTTCCTTTGTTTAATAATTTAAAGTATATTAAGTCTTTGTTTATTCCAATAATTGCCACACTTATTATTGCAGGAGTATTTTCTATTGCAATTGCAGTTGGATTACTTTGGGTTTTAGATGCAAAACTTGCAACAATTTTATCAATGACAACAAAATCAATAACAGCTCCAATTGCAATTATTACTTCTGAACAAATAGGAGCAATTCCTTCTTTAGCTGTTGGCTTTGTTATTATTACAGGAATTATTGGTGCACTATTAGGGACAATTATTTTTAAAGTCCTTAAAATTGAAAATGAAACTTCAAAAGGTTTTGCTCTTGGTTTAATTTCACATGGAATAGGAACAGCAAGAGCAATAGAAATAGGACAAAAAGCAGCTGCATTTTCTGCTCTTGCTATGGGTCTTAGTGGCATATTTACAGCAATTTTTTTGCCAATTGTTATTTCTTTTTTCAAATAA
- a CDS encoding CNNM domain-containing protein gives MTLLIVYLLIAILVSFLCSVLEAVLLSSTSSYIESLSKKDDSKAIKILKKLKSDIDKPISSILILNTFAHTMGAAGVGAQAQNLFGDEWQTLIAFVLTLMILYFSEIIPKTIGAIYWKKLLIPSAYIISFLIKVSYPLVWISTFITNYISKNKDCSNNISRDEIMTIIAMGEKEGSILSKESTLIANLFKLKNVKAKDVMTPRSVVFAFDENTTIKEALDSDKIYIYSRIPVYKDTIDDIVGIVLNQSILEESIENRDNKKVKDIAMNVYKVSENIPVSNLIDLFVKRKTHLFVVTDQYGQTSGIVTLEDVIEALLGVEIVDELDEVEDMQIFAKNRNRIIQSKMMIQKRKNNS, from the coding sequence ATGACCCTTCTTATTGTATATTTACTAATAGCAATATTAGTATCATTTTTATGTTCTGTTTTAGAAGCAGTTTTACTTTCAAGTACGAGTAGTTATATAGAATCTTTATCAAAAAAAGATGATTCAAAAGCAATAAAAATTTTAAAAAAATTAAAATCAGATATTGATAAACCAATCTCTTCAATTCTGATTTTAAATACATTTGCCCATACAATGGGTGCAGCAGGTGTTGGAGCTCAAGCACAAAATCTTTTTGGAGATGAATGGCAAACATTAATAGCTTTTGTTTTAACTTTAATGATTTTATATTTTTCTGAAATTATTCCCAAAACAATAGGGGCTATTTATTGGAAAAAACTATTAATTCCATCAGCTTATATAATCTCTTTTTTGATTAAAGTGTCTTACCCTTTAGTTTGGATATCAACTTTTATTACAAATTATATTTCAAAAAATAAAGATTGTAGTAACAATATTTCAAGAGATGAAATTATGACAATTATTGCAATGGGAGAAAAAGAAGGATCAATTTTATCAAAAGAGAGTACTCTTATTGCAAACTTATTTAAACTAAAAAATGTAAAAGCCAAAGATGTTATGACACCAAGAAGTGTAGTTTTTGCTTTTGATGAAAATACTACTATTAAAGAAGCTCTTGATAGTGATAAAATTTATATTTATTCTAGAATACCTGTTTATAAAGATACTATTGATGATATTGTAGGAATAGTTTTAAATCAATCAATATTAGAAGAGAGTATTGAAAATAGAGATAACAAAAAAGTAAAAGATATTGCTATGAATGTTTATAAAGTATCTGAAAATATCCCTGTTTCTAATTTGATTGATCTATTTGTAAAGAGAAAAACACATCTTTTTGTTGTAACTGATCAATATGGACAAACAAGCGGTATTGTAACACTTGAAGATGTTATAGAAGCACTTTTAGGAGTAGAAATAGTTGATGAACTAGATGAAGTGGAAGATATGCAAATATTTGCAAAAAATAGAAATAGAATTATTCAAAGCAAAATGATGATTCAAAAAAGGAAAAATAATTCATGA
- a CDS encoding anaerobic C4-dicarboxylate transporter: MLFLEILVVLGAIYMGARIGGIGIGYAGGLGVLILCLFFGLEPGSIPIDVILIIMSVIAAIAAMQIAGGLDYMVKIAEDILRKNPKHITYLAPAVTYFMTLLAGTGHTAYSTLPVIAEVAKEQGIRPSRPLGIAVVASQIAITASPISAAVVFFSGIIEPLGVGYIELLAIVIPTTFAACMITAFVSNFLGKDLKDDPVYQDRMKKGLVKLRGETKVEIKKGAKLSVGIFILTIISVVTYATLISNKVGIIQDPSLPRNAAIMVFMLTCAAIITMACKVDSGKVITASTFQSGMSACICVLGVAWLGTTFVGAHIDEIKGFAGNLLNNYPWMLAITLFFASMLLYSQGATTKALMPAALALGVDPVTAIASFAAVSALFVLPTYPTLLAAVEMDDTGSTRIGNLVFNHPFMIPGVVAIALSVIFGFIFAGIII; this comes from the coding sequence ATGTTATTTTTAGAAATATTAGTAGTGTTAGGCGCTATTTATATGGGGGCTAGAATAGGTGGAATTGGAATTGGGTATGCAGGTGGACTTGGAGTATTAATCCTTTGTCTTTTCTTTGGTTTAGAACCAGGTAGTATACCAATCGATGTTATTTTAATTATCATGTCAGTTATTGCAGCAATTGCAGCAATGCAAATTGCAGGTGGGTTAGATTATATGGTAAAAATTGCAGAGGATATTTTGAGAAAAAATCCTAAGCATATTACTTATTTAGCGCCAGCAGTTACTTATTTTATGACATTACTTGCAGGTACAGGACATACAGCATATTCAACGCTTCCTGTAATTGCAGAAGTTGCAAAAGAACAAGGTATCAGACCATCAAGACCTTTAGGTATTGCAGTTGTGGCATCACAAATTGCGATTACTGCTTCTCCAATTTCAGCAGCAGTAGTATTTTTTAGTGGAATTATTGAGCCTTTAGGAGTTGGATATATTGAGTTATTAGCGATTGTTATTCCTACAACATTTGCAGCTTGTATGATTACAGCTTTTGTAAGTAACTTTTTAGGAAAAGACTTAAAAGACGATCCTGTTTATCAAGATAGAATGAAAAAAGGTTTAGTTAAATTAAGAGGTGAAACAAAAGTAGAGATTAAAAAAGGTGCAAAACTATCAGTTGGTATCTTTATTCTTACAATTATCTCTGTTGTAACTTATGCTACTTTAATTAGTAATAAAGTTGGAATTATTCAAGATCCATCACTTCCAAGAAATGCCGCTATTATGGTATTTATGTTAACTTGTGCTGCTATTATTACAATGGCTTGTAAAGTTGATTCTGGAAAAGTTATTACTGCATCAACATTCCAATCAGGTATGAGTGCTTGTATTTGTGTACTTGGTGTTGCTTGGTTAGGGACTACATTTGTAGGAGCTCATATTGATGAGATTAAAGGTTTTGCAGGTAATTTATTAAATAATTATCCTTGGATGTTAGCAATTACTTTATTCTTCGCAAGTATGCTTTTATATTCTCAAGGTGCAACAACAAAAGCATTAATGCCAGCAGCATTAGCTTTAGGTGTTGATCCTGTTACTGCAATTGCATCATTTGCAGCAGTTAGTGCATTATTTGTATTACCAACTTATCCAACGCTACTTGCAGCTGTTGAGATGGATGACACAGGTTCAACTAGAATTGGTAATTTAGTATTCAACCACCCATTTATGATACCAGGAGTTGTAGCTATTGCTCTTAGTGTTATATTTGGATTTATCTTCGCTGGAATAATTATCTAA
- a CDS encoding type II asparaginase — protein sequence MKKLLKSVALFAFVGTSVLLAKPNITILATGGTIAGAGESSTKSSYSAGAVTVDKLISAVPSIKELANIKGEQISNIGSQEMNDKVWIKLAKRVNTLLKKDDVDGVVITHGTDTMEATSYFLDLTVKSKKPIVFVGAMRSGSSMSADGPMNIFNAVNVAIDKQTAGKGVVVVMNDEIHSAREVTKVNTSRVNAFASPNTGKIGTVYYGNVHYYMNPTRKHTYNSEFNIEKINSLPRVEILYAHSNDSDIFVNAAVKAGAKGIIHAGMGNGNLYPSTQEALGKAVKKGIVVARTSRVGSGRTNLHGEVNDEKYGFIATDNLNAQKARILLMLGLTKTNDKKELQKTFFEY from the coding sequence ATGAAGAAATTATTAAAATCAGTTGCGTTATTTGCCTTTGTAGGTACATCAGTACTTTTAGCTAAACCAAATATTACTATCTTAGCTACAGGTGGAACTATTGCAGGAGCAGGTGAGTCTTCTACAAAAAGTTCATATTCAGCAGGTGCAGTTACAGTTGATAAGTTAATCTCAGCTGTTCCTTCAATTAAAGAATTAGCAAATATAAAAGGTGAGCAAATATCAAATATTGGTTCACAAGAGATGAATGATAAAGTGTGGATTAAACTTGCAAAAAGAGTTAACACATTACTTAAAAAAGATGATGTTGATGGTGTTGTAATTACTCATGGTACAGATACTATGGAAGCAACATCTTATTTTCTTGATTTAACTGTAAAAAGTAAAAAACCAATCGTTTTTGTTGGAGCTATGAGATCAGGTTCATCTATGAGTGCTGATGGTCCAATGAATATTTTCAATGCTGTTAATGTAGCAATCGATAAACAAACAGCTGGTAAAGGTGTTGTTGTTGTAATGAATGATGAAATTCATAGTGCAAGAGAAGTTACAAAAGTTAATACATCAAGAGTAAATGCTTTTGCTTCACCAAATACTGGAAAAATTGGTACTGTTTATTATGGAAATGTTCATTATTATATGAATCCAACTAGAAAACATACATATAATTCAGAATTTAATATTGAAAAAATCAATTCTTTACCAAGAGTTGAGATTTTATATGCACACTCTAATGATAGTGATATTTTTGTAAATGCAGCAGTAAAAGCAGGTGCAAAAGGTATTATTCATGCAGGTATGGGTAATGGTAACTTATATCCAAGTACTCAAGAAGCTTTAGGTAAAGCTGTAAAAAAAGGTATTGTTGTTGCAAGAACTTCAAGAGTAGGTAGTGGTAGAACAAACTTACATGGTGAAGTAAATGATGAAAAATATGGTTTTATTGCAACAGATAATTTAAATGCACAAAAAGCAAGAATTTTATTAATGCTTGGACTTACTAAAACAAATGATAAAAAAGAATTACAAAAAACTTTTTTTGAATATTAA
- a CDS encoding gamma-glutamylcyclotransferase family protein: protein MSETLFVYGTLMPNCPNAHVLENIVGKFVPATVKGKLIDAGWSAGMGYPGIRLESGEDTVHGFLFYSNNLLNHWDNLDEFEGAEFIRQEVTVERYDELDIDTYIYVLKDEIEEEY from the coding sequence ATGAGTGAAACACTTTTTGTATATGGAACCTTAATGCCAAACTGTCCAAATGCACATGTACTAGAAAATATTGTAGGTAAGTTTGTTCCTGCAACAGTTAAAGGAAAACTAATAGATGCAGGTTGGAGTGCAGGAATGGGATATCCTGGAATAAGACTTGAATCAGGAGAAGATACAGTTCATGGTTTTTTGTTTTATTCAAATAATCTTTTAAATCATTGGGATAATTTAGATGAGTTTGAGGGTGCTGAATTTATAAGACAAGAAGTAACTGTTGAAAGATATGATGAATTAGATATTGATACATATATTTATGTATTAAAAGATGAAATTGAAGAAGAGTACTAA